One genomic region from Candidatus Tanganyikabacteria bacterium encodes:
- a CDS encoding M48 family metalloprotease, which translates to MVRKSSTPDPAATPQAPVKSAGAATVKRLDRLPQLERDGYAGSGEAPPPAEDVSATVSRLRRIQAQAPKPAPAPAPAPAPAPAPAPAPVPAPAPAPAPAPAPAPAPAPVVQAPAPPAASGNRIVDQPARRDGWKSPQSDGGWKSPTTYSEAPSGPAVWGGDEPAGGGPSALPPPPPPTYPTQPTYQPPSPPTWPQGPQGPQSGGYQSPRSDGGYIPPGSAGGTTTTGNSGRASGSISKDEALIVGGVLAAVGLLGGSLISTSMERQIGAQAASEALRKYPLYRGDARVQQYVQGVVDRLAANRSRKDVKYEIRVVESNEPNAFAVPGGYMFITTGALKQMRSEAELAGVLGHEMAHIEKRHGIKTLQTQLVGMGIAVAALGQTDSQAMQTAGAVALGLAMQGFSREHEHEADADGCRLAAKGGYDPRGLVSFMETLKTQEHPKVELLSDHPTTEKRIKALNAQIQKEGLLSVQMETGVDRYNQQVYWLRRGY; encoded by the coding sequence ATGGTTCGCAAGTCCAGCACCCCGGATCCTGCGGCGACGCCGCAGGCGCCGGTCAAGAGCGCGGGCGCGGCCACGGTGAAGCGCCTCGATCGCCTGCCGCAGCTCGAGCGGGATGGCTATGCGGGAAGTGGCGAAGCTCCGCCTCCGGCCGAAGACGTTTCCGCCACGGTGAGCCGCCTGCGCAGGATCCAGGCGCAGGCCCCGAAACCGGCGCCCGCCCCGGCTCCGGCGCCCGCACCCGCTCCGGCGCCCGCCCCAGCTCCGGTGCCCGCACCCGCTCCGGCGCCCGCCCCGGCTCCGGCGCCCGCACCGGCTCCGGCCCCGGTCGTGCAGGCCCCCGCGCCCCCGGCGGCCAGCGGCAACCGCATCGTCGATCAACCTGCCAGGCGCGACGGCTGGAAGTCCCCGCAGAGCGACGGCGGCTGGAAGTCGCCGACGACATACTCGGAAGCTCCCTCGGGCCCCGCGGTCTGGGGCGGCGACGAGCCCGCGGGCGGCGGCCCCTCGGCCTTGCCGCCTCCGCCGCCGCCGACCTACCCGACGCAGCCGACCTACCAGCCCCCATCGCCGCCTACCTGGCCACAAGGGCCCCAGGGCCCGCAAAGTGGCGGCTACCAGTCTCCGCGGTCGGACGGCGGCTATATCCCGCCCGGTTCGGCCGGCGGCACGACCACGACCGGCAACTCCGGCCGTGCGTCGGGTTCGATTTCCAAGGACGAAGCGCTCATCGTCGGCGGGGTCCTGGCGGCGGTCGGCCTGCTGGGCGGATCGCTCATTTCCACGAGCATGGAGCGCCAGATCGGGGCGCAGGCCGCCAGCGAGGCCCTGCGGAAGTACCCGCTCTACCGCGGCGATGCCCGCGTGCAGCAGTACGTCCAGGGCGTGGTGGATCGGCTGGCGGCCAACCGGTCCCGCAAGGACGTCAAGTACGAGATTCGCGTCGTCGAGTCCAACGAGCCCAACGCGTTCGCCGTGCCGGGCGGCTACATGTTCATCACCACCGGCGCGCTCAAGCAGATGCGCAGCGAGGCCGAACTGGCGGGCGTGCTCGGTCATGAGATGGCCCACATCGAGAAGCGGCACGGCATCAAGACCCTCCAGACGCAGCTCGTGGGAATGGGCATCGCGGTGGCCGCACTCGGCCAGACCGACAGCCAGGCGATGCAAACCGCCGGCGCGGTCGCTTTGGGCCTGGCCATGCAGGGCTTCAGCCGCGAGCACGAGCACGAGGCCGACGCCGACGGCTGCCGCCTGGCGGCCAAGGGCGGGTACGACCCGCGTGGCCTGGTCTCGTTCATGGAGACCCTCAAGACGCAAGAGCACCCGAAGGTCGAACTGCTGTCCGATCATCCGACGACCGAGAAGCGCATCAAGGCGCTCAATGCCCAGATCCAGAAGGAGGGCTTACTGTCGGTCCAGATGGAGACGGGCGTCGACCGTTACAACCAGCAGGTCTACTGGCTCCGTCGGGGTTACTAG